A stretch of Monomorium pharaonis isolate MP-MQ-018 chromosome 7, ASM1337386v2, whole genome shotgun sequence DNA encodes these proteins:
- the LOC105839193 gene encoding uncharacterized protein LOC105839193: MPACSSESSSRLWSSSPPMSRSSSVSPSLPGTPLSMSPPRTSPVSMLKRTTSNVTVPTSNSSSNISRASSLSSISTVILSQRRQQQRQQQQQQQQQRGTASAADSRNVERSNDSILSRILSWYFGLLSGLFRSVFNVIGYAIWAPALWASAWVCLFWVILQLPLTALKWFITVLHTPAYERSRNKRCVLISGGSTVQAVHLARNFYKAGARVVVCELEGMFGLARFSTACCKYYTIPRPGPRNVVEYIKALRDIVQRERVAYYIPVSAASTAYYDALAKPHLEIMGCECFVPDASEVTALDDPLELLRRCRMLGLITPQHFLLRSMEDLSALYERNAFRTGRYMMLAAGPAGMRDRAKILLPPTIREFRNQQHEISERRPWVVIRDPGGDHFVTCTTLKESRIVANVICRVDEARGLIPEEHPEVTRWLEQFFARSFGGRINGHMSFRLAVSEEVGELVAVGCRVGVSLPYICHTGIHPRLVWKPCRHFSRQNSALLGMGGSSRQLLTDAVATLKQSTSETAPHLLGTVLDKRESLFVYWDPLPYCAYYHLQLPFRRVAEAIRTQHNPPLAVVQ, encoded by the coding sequence ATGCCCGCTTGCTCGAGCGAGAGCTCGTCCAGATTATGGTCCTCCAGCCCACCGATGTCACGTAGCAGCAGCGTGTCGCCGTCGCTACCCGGCACACCGTTGTCCATGTCGCCGCCCCGGACGTCGCCTGTGTCCATGTTGAAGCGCACGACGTCGAACGTGACCGTGCCGACGTCCAACAGCTCATCGAACATCTCCCGGGCGTCGTCGCTCTCGAGCATATCGACGGTGATACTATCCCAGAGACGACAGCAGCAAcggcaacaacagcagcagcagcagcagcaacggGGTACGGCATCAGCGGCAGATAGTCGAAACGTCGAGCGTAGCAACGATTCCATATTGTCGAGGATCTTGTCTTGGTACTTCGGACTTTTGTCCGGTCTGTTTCGAAGTGTCTTTAATGTCATCGGCTATGCGATCTGGGCGCCCGCTCTCTGGGCGTCCGCCTGGGTTTGCCTGTTCTGGGTGATTCTTCAGCTGCCGTTGACCGCCCTCAAGTGGTTCATCACCGTGCTCCACACCCCGGCGTACGAGAGATCGCGCAACAAGCGGTGCGTCCTGATCAGCGGCGGTAGCACGGTGCAGGCGGTACATCTCGCGCGTAACTTCTACAAGGCTGGTGCCCGGGTGGTGGTGTGCGAACTCGAGGGCATGTTCGGTCTGGCCAGATTCTCCACCGCCTGCTGCAAATACTATACGATACCGCGGCCCGGGCCCAGGAACGTCGTCGAGTACATAAAGGCATTGCGGGATATCGTTCAACGCGAACGAGTGGCCTACTACATACCGGTGAGCGCCGCCAGCACGGCGTACTACGACGCCCTGGCGAAGCCGCATCTGGAGATTATGGGCTGCGAGTGTTTCGTGCCGGACGCCAGCGAGGTGACCGCCCTGGACGACCCGTTGGAGTTGCTGCGACGCTGCCGCATGCTCGGTCTCATCACCCCGCAGCACTTCCTGCTGCGATCGATGGAGGACCTATCCGCGCTCTACGAGCGGAACGCGTTTCGCACCGGCAGGTACATGATGCTGGCCGCCGGTCCCGCCGGAATGCGCGATCGCGCTAAAATCTTGTTGCCACCCACCATAAGGGAGTTCCGGAATCAGCAGCACGAAATCAGCGAGAGGCGACCGTGGGTGGTGATCCGCGATCCCGGCGGGGACCACTTCGTCACCTGTACCACACTCAAGGAGTCGCGGATCGTGGCGAACGTGATCTGCCGAGTGGACGAGGCGCGGGGTCTCATACCCGAGGAACATCCGGAGGTCACGCGGTGGCTCGAGCAGTTCTTCGCCCGTTCCTTCGGCGGCAGGATCAACGGCCACATGAGTTTCCGGCTGGCGGTGTCGGAGGAGGTAGGCGAGCTGGTAGCCGTCGGCTGCCGTGTGGGTGTGAGCCTACCCTACATCTGCCATACGGGAATACACCCGCGTCTGGTGTGGAAACCCTGTCGGCACTTCTCCAGGCAGAACTCGGCGTTGTTGGGCATGGGAGGCTCGAGTCGGCAGCTGCTGACCGACGCCGTGGCGACTCTCAAACAATCAACCAGCGAGACCGCGCCTCATCTTCTGGGCACGGTGCTGGACAAGCGGGAGTCCCTCTTCGTGTACTGGGACCCGTTGCCCTACTGCGCCTACTATCATCTTCAATTGCCATTCAGGCGCGTCGCGGAGGCCATCAGGACGCAACATAATCCACCCCTGGCGGTGGTGCAATAG
- the LOC105839198 gene encoding uncharacterized protein LOC105839198 — protein MRVPAFILLVFCAVFSSYATQEIGECREGADDELLWEYGVRRPHRLGGYQEVEADYGPTDARITCIRFNSLSDEDNDAAWVTAGGIGHNYVKVKFRSKYSRGLLYSVFVYGRPTLRRGSPPF, from the exons atGCGGGTACCTGCGTTTATCCTCCTCGTCTTCTGCGCCGTTTTTTCTTCGTACGCGACGCAGGAGATCGGCGAGTGTCGAGAGGGTGCCGACGACGAGCTGCTCTGGGAATATGGCGTCAGGAGGCCGCACCGACTCGGTGGTTACCAA GAGGTCGAGGCGGATTACGGGCCGACGGACGCGCGGATCACGTGCATACGCTTCAACTCGCTGTCCGACGAGGACAACGACGCGGCATGGGTCACCGCCGGCGGGATCGGCCACAACTACGTAAAGGTCAAGTTCAGGTCGAAGTATTCGCGGGGACTGCTCTACAGCGTCTTCGTTTACGGACGGCCCACCCTGAGAAGAGGCTCACCACCTTTCTGA